The Amycolatopsis sp. NBC_01480 genome segment GTCCTGCACGGCGTGCACGGCCTCGGCGCCCACGCCGTAGTCGACGTCGAGGCCCTTGATCTCCAGTACGGGTTCGTTCATGGTTTCTCCCGGCCGAGCACCGGCGTGAAGCCGACGCGCAGGCGCACGGTGCGGCCCTCGGCGTTCTTCGCCTTGGTCTTGCCGCCCGAGCGCAGCCGCGGGCTGACGAACTCGTCGATGCCGAAGTTGAGCAGTGAAAGCGCGGTGCCGAGGATCGCGATCGCCAGCCCGGCCGGCACGAACCACCACCAGGCGCCCTGGGCCAGCGCCTGCTGGCTCTGCGCCCAGAACAGGATCGTGCCCCAGTTCCACTCCGAGAAGCTGGAGACGCCGACGAACGCCAGCGTGATCTCCGACATCACCGCGAACACCACCGTGCCGACGAAGCTCGACGCGATCACCGCGGTCAGGTTGGGCAGGATCTCGAAGAAGATGATCCGCCACGTCGACTCGCCGCTCGCGCGCGCCGCCTCGACGTATTCCCTTCTGCGCAAGGAAAGCGTCTGCGCCCGCAGGATCCGCGCGCCCCACGCCCACGAGGTGAAGCCGATGATCACGGCCACCAGGTAGTCACCGCCGCTGGGCAGCGCCGTGCCGATGATGATGATCAGCGGCAGCGCCGGGATCACCAGGAACACGTTGGACAGCGCGGAAAGCCCCTCGCCCGGGGAACCGCCGAGGTAACCGGAGGTGACGCCGACGAGCACGGCCAGGATGATCGCCACGATCCCGGCGGTCAGCCCCACCAGCATCACGCTGCGGGTGCCGACGATCACCTGGCTGAAGATGTCCTGGCCGAGGTGCGTGGTGCCGAACCAGTGCTTGCCGGACGGCGATTCGAGCAGGTCGTTGCTGCGCGCCGACGGGTCGAACGGCGCGATCCATGGCCCGATCACCGCGATCACCACGAAAAACGCCAACACGATCAAGCCGGTCAGGGTTTTGCCGCCGGTGAGGAACCGGAACCGCCGTCGTTTCGCGGCCGGCCCGGCGACTGCTTCGGCCGGCAGCGGCGCGACGGCCTTGAAGTCGGCTGCGGGGAGTGCCATTCAGCCCTCCTTCCGGGTGCGCGGGTCGAGCACGAGGTACGCGACGTCGGCGAGCAGGTTCGCCACCAGCACCGACAGCGTGATGATCAGGAAGATGCCCTGCATCAGCGGGTAGTCCTGCGAGCCGACCGCCTGGAACAGCTCGTAGCCGACGCCGGGGTAGGAGAACACGATCTCCACCAGCAGCGTGCCGCCGACGATGAAGCCCAGCGCCAGCGCGAAACCGGAGACGCTCGGCAGCAGCGCGTTTCGCGCCGCGTAACTCACCATCACCCGGCGCTCGGAGAGCCCCTTGGCGTGCGCGACGGTGATGTAGTCCTCCGAAGCGACCGTCACCATCATGTTGCGCATGCCGAGGATCCAGCTGCCCATCGAGCTGATCAGGATGGTCAGCGCGGGCAGCAGGCTGTGCTGGACCGCGCTGCCGATGAACGTGCCGTCCCAGCCGGGCACCAGCCCCGGGTCGTAGCCGCCGGACGCCGGGAAGAAGCTGCCCGGGCCGGCCAGCAGCGTGATCGCGATCAGGCCGAGCCAGAAGTACGGCACCGAGGACAGGAACGTGGTGACCGGCAGCAGGCCGTCCACCCAGGACCCGCGCTTCCAGCCCGCCACCACGCCGAGCGAGGTGCCGATCAGGAAGCCGACCACCGTGGTGATGCCGACCAGGATGATCGTCCACGGCAGGCTGTCGCCGATCACCGAGGTGACCGGCGTCGGGAAGAAGGTGAACGACAGTCCGAGGTCGCCGCGGAACAGCTGCGCCCAGTAGTGGAAGTACTGGGTGATCAGGCTTTCGTTCTTGTCCAGTCCGAACAGGACATACAGGGACTGGATGGCGTCCGCGCTCAGGTTGCCCTGGTTCTTGGTGATCAGCGACTGCACCGGGTCGCCCGGGATCAGCCGCGGGATGAAGAAGTTGATGGTGACGGCGGCCCACGCGGTGAACAGGTAGAAGCCGAGCCGCTGGAGCAGGTACCTCACTGCGTCACCGCCGAGTCGTACAGCCAGCACGCGGCCCAGTGGCCGGGGCTGTCGTCCACCTCGAACCGCGGCGGCAGGTCGGTCTCGCACCGCTCCATCGCGACCGGGCAGCGCGGGTGGAACCGGCAGCCGGACGGCGGCGCGATCAGGCTCGGCGGCTCGCCGGCACCCTTCTCCTCCGGCGCCTCACCCGGTTCCTTGCCGGTGCCCGGGTCCAGCCGGTCCGGGTCGGGCGCGGATTCGATGAGCAGCCGCGTGTACGGGTGCGCGGGCGACTGCGTGACGGTCTCACTGTCCCCGCCCTCGACCATGCGGCCCGCGTACATCACCAGCGTGTCGTCGGCGAAGTACCGCGCCGAGGCGATGTCGTGGGTGATGTAGAGGATCGCCAGGTGCAGCCGTTCCTTCAAGTCCCGCAACAGGTTCAGCACACCGAGCCGGATCGAAACGTCCAACATGGACACCGGCTCGTCGGCCAGCAGCGCCTCCGGGTCCGCGCCGAGCGCCCGCGCGATCGCCACGCGCTGGCGCTGGCCGCCGGACAGCTCGTGCGGGAACTTGTCGACATAACGCTCCGGCGGGGTCAGCTGCACCCGCGCCAGGAGGTCGTGCAGCGCCTGCTCGAGGTCCTCGCCCGCGCGGTCGTGGATCTTCAGCGCGCGGGTCAGGTGGTAGCGCACGGTGTGCACCGGGTTCAGCGACGCGAACGGGTCCTGGAAGATCATCTGGACCTGCCGGCAGTACGCCCGGAAAGCCTTGCCGCCCTTGACGGTCACCGACTTCCCGTGCAGCCGGATGTCGCCGCTGGTGCGGGGGTAGAGCTGCGCCAGCAGGCGCGCGACGGTCGACTTGCCCGAGCCCGACTCGCCGACCAGCGCGGTCACCCGGCCGCGGCGCAGCACCAGGTCGACGTCGTCGACCGCCCGGACACTGCGCTTGGTGCCGGTGAGCAGGTCGCGGCCGCGCTTGCGGACGGCGAAGTGCTTGGTCAGCCCCACCGCTTCGAGCACCACGTCGTCCGGGTCGGGGCCCGGGGCGGCCGCCCCCGCCGGAGCGGGGGCGGCTTCCCGGTCGGCCACCGCGTCCTCGGTGGCCACTGCGCCTTCAATGGACCCAGTGCCTTCAATGGACCCAGTGCCTTCAATGGACCCAGTGCCTTCAAGAGACCCGGCGTTGTTCTCTTCCGCCATAGGTCAGGCCGCGGGCTTCAGGTGCAGGACGATGTCCAGTGCGTTGCGCAGGGTCGGCTGCGCGGGGCCGTACTGGTTGTTCTCGTCCGGCCAGCCGGTCCAGTTGCGGGTGCTGTACTCGCCACCGGAGTTGGCCGCCATCAGCGGGATCATCGGCTGCTCGCTGATCATGATCTGCTGCAGCGTGGCCATCGCCGTGGCGCGGCTCGCGTCATCGGGGGCGTTGGCGTAGGTCTGCAGCGCGGCGGTCGCGGCGTCGTTCTTGTACCGGCCGTAGTTGCCGTTGATGCCGCCCTGGCCGGTCGGCTTGTAGCGGTTGCCGTCCATCACGTCGCGGTACATGTCGTACGGCGAAGCACCGTCGTTGGTCCAGTGCAGCACGCCCTCGAAGTCGCCGGTGTCGACCGACTTCGTCCACGCGTCCTGGTTCATCTTGTCGACCGTGGCGGTGATGCCGATCTGCGCCAGGTTGTCCTTGATGATCTCCAGGTCGGTGATGTAGTCCGACCAGCCGGACGGCACCGACAGCTTGAGCGTGACCGGCTTGCCGGTCGGGTCCACGAGCTGGTTGCCGTTGAGCTTGAAGCCCGCGCCGGTGAGCTGCGCCTTGGCCGCGGCCACGTCGACCTTCACGGTCTGGCCCTTGTACTGCGGCGCGATCCACGAGTCGCCCGCCGGCGACGGGATGCCGGTGACCTGGTCGTCCTTCGGGTAGAAGTAGCCGGCCTCGCCCTGGTTGAAGATGTCGTCGCGGTTGATCACCTTGTTGATGGCCTGGCGCAGCGTGACGTTGTTCCACGGCGCCTTCTCGGTGTTGAACCACAGGCCGTGCACGGCGAGCTGCGCCGGGAACCACAGCTTGTAGTGCTGCGGGTCCTTGTTCATGTAGACCGTCTTGTAGTTCGGGATGAAGACGAAGCTCCACTCGGCCGCGCCACTGGTCAGCGCCGAGACCTGCGCGTTGTTGTCGTTGTAGGAGGTGTAGCGGATCTCCTTGACCTTCGGCGCTTCCTGCCAGTAGCCGGTGCGCTGCGAGACGGTGATGGTCTGCGGCGTGAACGACTTCAGCGTGTACGGGCCGGTGCCCACCGGGTTCTTCACGGTGTCGGTGGTCGGGTCCTTGATCGCCGACCACAGGTGCTTGGGCACCACGATGGTCTGGAGGATCTTGACCTGGTTGACGAACTGCGAGTTGTCGAAGCCGAGGGTGACCTGGTTCCCACTGGCGGTGATGTCCTTGTACGGGACCGAGTCGATGTTCAGCGCCTTGTTGTCGCGCAGCAGCTGGAACGTGTACGCCACGTCGTCGCCGGTCATCGGCGTGCCGTCGGAGAACTTCACCCCGTCACGGATGGTCAGGACCAATTTCTTGTAGTTGTCCGACCAGTCCCATTTCGTGGCCAGCCAGGGCTTGCCGGGATCCTGCGGCTTGACCCGGTTGAGCATCACCAGGGGCTCGTAGATCACGTACCGGTAGCCCAGCGAGGCGGCCGCCGAGGTCTCCAGGAACGGGTTGTTGTTCTCGGCCTGCGGGCCGTTCGGCATGCCGACGTTCAACACGGCCGCGGCGTTGCCGCCCCCGGCGTTCGTCGAGCCGCCGCCACAGGCCGCGAGCATTATTGCCGCCACCACGGCGGCGAGCGCTGCGACGATGGAGCGCTTGACTCGCATTCGTCCTCCTAGGTCCGGAAACGGGTCCTGCTGCTGCGGGCCTCGCCCCCGCCCCCGTCATCAACTGACTCCAGGGCCCGGACCGGCCGCACGACAGGAGGAGTCAACCCGGGTGACTCGGGTCACGTCAATAACACGGCGGTAACATTTTGTACCTAAGTTTAAGTACTAAAAGAAAGGGTCACACTCAGTGGCCGGCTGTCGAACCCCTTGCCCGGCAAGGAATTTCAGCCGGCGGAAGGGCCGCCCGAGGTCAGCAGCGCCGCCACCGGCAGGGTAGCGGCGCCGAGGGCCACCGCCTCCGGGCCGAGCTGGCCGAGCTCCACCAGCGTGCTCTCGGCGAGGTAGCCGAGCGCGTGCCGGGCGGCGGCGTCGCGCACGTGCGCGAGGATCGCCGGGCCCATCACCGCCCCGGCCGAGCCGGCCAGCACCACCCGGTCCGGGGCCAGCAGGTTGATCAGGTTGGCGATGCCGATGCCCAGGTACTCGCCGGTTTCCGCGAGGGTGTCGGCGGCCGGCCCCGGCACCCCGGCACGGGCCACGACCTCCGCGAGCCGCGCCTCGCTCTCGACGCCGAGCACCGGCTCCGCGCCGGGCGCCTCGCTGTACCGGCGCACCACCGCCTCCGTGCCGACGTACGCCTCCAGGCAGCCGCGCGAGCCGCAGCGGCAGGCCGCCCCCGCCGCCTGGACGACGGTGTGCCCCCATTCGCTGGTGGTGATCCCGGGGAACGAACCGCCGCCGGTCACGAAGGCCGCGCCGACGCCCACCCCGAGCAACGCGATCACCGCGCGTTCCGAACCCCGGCCGGCGCCGCGCCACATCTCGGCCTGCCCCAGCGTGCGGGCCCGGTTGTCCAAGTGCAGCGGCGCGGCGGCGAATTGCAAGTGGGCGCGCAGCAGATCGGCGAACGCGACGCCGGCCCAGCCGAGCGTCGGCGCGTGCACGATGCCGCCGTCACGCACCGCGCCGGGCACCCCGACGCCGACGCCGAACACCCCCGCCGCGTCCGCGCCGCTGTCGGCCAGCACCTCGGCCACGCCCGTGCGCACGAGTTCCACGACCTCGACCGGGTCCAGGCTGGTGCCGTCCAGCGGGTGCTGCACCGTCGCGAGCGTCTCCAGCGCGCAGTCGAACAGGCCCACCCGCACGTGCGTCTCGCCGACGTCCACGCCCACGACCTGGCCGTATTCGGGCCGGACCCGCAGCAGCGTGCGCGGACGGCCGCCGTCGGACTCGACCGAGCCCGCCTCCGCCACTACCCCGTCGCCGATCAGCTCGGCCACCACGTTCGTCACGGTCGCCGGGCTGAGCCCGGACTCGGCGACCAGCTCCAGCCTGCTGACCGGGCCCCGCAGGTAGAGCGACGACAGGAGCACCGCCCGGTTGTGCCGCCTCAGATCCCGGGTCGTCTGCCGCAACACCCTCGTCACCCAGGGGATTCTGCCAGACGACCAGACGTTCGGGACTTAGTTCACTAGTTAATACATGGCAACAACTTACGGTGATCAGGCATTCTGGTGTCGGGACACTTCAAGGGCCGGATGGGCATACATGGTTAGCAAGCGCACCACCGTCCGCGATCTGCGGCGGCACAACCGTTCCCTGCTGCTGTCGAAACTGTACTTCGACGGCCCGCTTTCGCGACACGAGCTGAGCCGGCTCACCGGCCTGTCGGCCGCCACGGTCAGCAATGTGACCGCGGAGCTGGGCGAGGAACGGCTGATCACCGAGGCCGGGCTGGTGGAATCCGACGGCGGGCGGCCGCGGGTGCTGCTGCGCGTGGACCCGGCGTACGGGCACGTCGCGGGCGTCGACATCGGCGAGACGGGCGTGCGGGTGGAGCTGTTCGACCTCGCGATGCAGCGCCTGGCGCTGGTGGAGCACGAGCTGTCGCCGGCGCGCACCGAGCCGGGCGCCGTGGTGGCCGCCGTGGTGTCGGGACTCCGCGAGGTGATCGCGACCGCGGAGGTCGAGGAGAGCGCGGTGCTGGGCGTCGGCGTCGGCGTGCCGGGCACCGTCGAACAGGGCGAACGGGTGCTCGTGCACGCCCCGACCATCGGCTGGGACGCCGTGGCGCTGGGCGAAGAGCTGCGCGCGGCCGGCATCGACCTTCCGCTGTTCATCGACAACGGCGCCAAGACCCAGGGCCAGGCCGAGATGTGGTTCGGCGCCGGCCGCGGGGCCCGGCACGCGGTGATAGTGCTCATCGGCTCCGGCGTCGGCGCCGCCGTGATCGCGGACGGCGTCACCTACCGCGGCTCCACCAGCAGCGCCGGCGAATGGGGCCACACCACCATCGTCTACGGCGGGCAGGCCTGCCGTTGCGGCTCGCACGGCTGCCTCGAGGCGTACATCGGCGCGGAGGCGATCCTGGAGCGGTACCGCCGGGCGCGCGGCAAGCCCGCCGGCGGTGACAACGAGCAGGACCAGCTGGCCGCACTGCTGGGCGCGGTGCCGAAGTCGAAGACCGCGCAGAAGGTGATCGAGGAGACGGCCGGCTACCTCGGCGCCGGCATCGCCAACCTGATCAACCTGTTCAACCCGGAGCGCATCGTCGTCGGCGGCTGGGTCGGCCTGGCGCTGGGCGAGGACCTGCTGCCGCTGGTCCGCTCGACCGCGGCCGCCCACGCGCTGCGCCACCCCTTCGGCCAGACCACGATCCGGCTGGCCCAGCTCGGCCTGGACGCGGTGGCCACCGGCGCCGCCACCCTGCCGGTCGCCGATCTGCTGGAGCAGGGCGCCGACCCGCGGCTGCGGGCCAAGTCCGCGGACCGGACCGGCGTCGCCTGAGCCGCTCGTGAGTGTTCATGCCGGTTAGAACCGTCATCAACACTCACGAGCAGTGCCAGCGCGACGACCGGGGGTAACTCCCCAGCCTTAATTCGAGTTAAAAATTTTCGTCCAGCGGAGCATTGCCGCAAGTGGTCCGGACCATGCATACTTCTCTTACTTTGTTGGCCGCCACAACAAAGTAAGCCCTTGGTTGGTCCCCACCGACCGCCCGCCTGCGGTCCACCCCGAGTGGACACGAAGCGCCCGGCCGGAAACCGCCGCGGCCCGATCCCGGCCGCGAATCTCCTCCGCCCCGCCGCGTTTTCGTGCTGCGCGCGTGAAAGCGCGGTCCCCTCCTCAGACCGAGGTGACGATGATGTCCTTCACGCGCTCACTCAGACGTACCCGCTGGGCCGGGCTCTTCGCCGCGGCCGCCTTGCTGACCCTCGCGGTCCAAGTCGCGCCCGCCGCCATCGCCCCACCCGAAGCGTCGGCCGCGGCCAGCTTCACCGACGACTTCAACGGCCCGGCGGGCAGCCCCGCCGACCCCTCGAAGTGGAACTACGAAACCGGCGACAACGTCAACAACCACGAGCGGGAGTACTACACCTCCGGCACGAACAACGCCGCGCTCGACGGCCAGGGCCACCTGGTCATCACGGCCAAGAAAGAGAACCCCGGCAACTACAACTGCTGGTACGGCCGTTGCGAGTACACCTCCGCGCGCCTGAACACCTCGGGCAAGTTCAGCCAGGCCTACGGCCACTTCGAGACCCGCATGAAGCTGCCGCGCGGGCAGGGCATGTGGCCGGCGTTCTGGATGCTCGGCGGCGGGAACTGGCCGACCGACGGCGAGATCGACGTGATGGAGAACGTCGGCTTCGAGCCGAACACCGTGCACGGCACCATCCACGGCCCCGGCTACTCCGGCGCCAACGGCATCGGCGCGGCCTACAACGGCCCGAACTTCTCCGACGACTTCCACACCTACGCCGTGGACTGGTCGCCGAACAAGATCGTCTGGTCGGTCGACGGCAACGCCTACCAGACCCGCACCCCGGCCGATCTGAACGGCAACCGCTGGGTCTACGACCACAACTTCTTCGTCATCATGAACCTGGCGGTCGGCGGCTACTGGCCCGGCGACCCGAACAGCAGCACGCAGTTCCCGCAGCAGCTGGTCGTGGACTACGTGCACGTGACCACCGACAGCGGTGGCGGCACCCCGCCGTCCGGCCGCACCGGGACGATCACCGGCATCGGCGGCAAGTGCGTCGACGTCGCCGGCGCGAGCAGCGCCAACAACACGCCCATCCAGATCACCGACTGCAACGGCAACGCGGCCCAGAGCTGGACCGTCAGCACCGACGGCACCCTGCGCGCGCTGGGCAAGTGCATGGACGTCACGGGAGCGTCCACAGCGGACGGTGCACAGGTCCAGCTGTACGACTGCAACAACACCAGCGCCCAGCAATGGGTGGTCACCGCGGCCCACGACATCGTCAACCCGGCAGCCAACAAATGCTTGGACGCCACCGGAAACAGCTCCGCCAACGGCACCCGCCTCCAGATCTGGACCTGCGGCGGCGGGGCCAACCAGAAGTGGACCGCGCCCTGATCCCGCTTTGCCCGGCAAGGAGAACCTGATGAGACGAAGAGCCCTTCTGGCGATCGGCGGCCTGCTGGCCGCGACCGTCGTCACCCTGATCCCGGCCAGCGCGCAGGCCGCCACCGGCACGATCACCGGCATCGGCGGCAAGTGCGTCGACGTCGCCGGCGCCAGCAGCGCCAACGGCACCCCGATCCAGATCACCGACTGCAACGGCAATGCCGCGCAGCAGTGGAACGTCGGCAGCGACGGCACGATCCGCGCCCTCGGCAAGTGCATGGACGTCACGGGAGCGTCCACAGCGGACGGTGCACAAGTCCAGCTGTACGACTGCAACAACACCAGCGCCCAGCAATGGGTGGTCACCGCGGCCCACGACATCGTCAACCCGGCAGCCAACAAATGCTTGGACGCCACCGGAAACAGCTCCGCCAACGGCACCCGCCTCCAGATCTGGACCTGCGGCGGTGGCGCCAACCAGAAGTGGACCGCGCCCGGCGGCGGCACGACCCCGCCGCCGTCGTCCGGCGCCATGGCCGTCGCCCCGTACCTCTACAACGGCTGGGGCAGCCCGCCGAACCCGTCCACGATCACCAACGCGACCGGCGTCAAGTGGTTCACGCTCGCTTTTGTGCTGTCCAACGGTTACTGCAACCCGCAGTGGGACGGCGCGCGGGCGTTGACCGGCGGTGTGGACCAGGGCACGGTCAACACCGTGCGCGCCGGGGGCGGCGACATCATCCCGTCGTTCGGCGGTTACAGCGGCAACAAGCTGGAATCGTCCTGCGGCAGCGCGGGTGAGCTGGCCGGGGCGTACCAGAAGGTGATCAGCGCGTACGGCCTGAAGGCGATCGACATCGACATCGAGGCCGACGCCTACAGCAACCCGACCGTGCAGCAGCGCACCGTCGACGCGCTGAAGACCATCCGGGCCAGCAACTCCGGCATCAAGATCTACGTCACCTTCGGCACCGGGACCAACGGGCCGGACTCGAGCCTGGTCAACCGGGCCGCTTCATCCGGACTGACCGTGGACGGCTGGGTGATCATGCCGTTCGACTTCGGCGGCGCCGGGCAGAACATGGGCACGCTGACCACGCGCGCGGCGGAGGGGCTGAAGACGGTCGTCAAGAACGCCTACGGCTACACCGACGACAACGCGTACCGGCACATGGGCATCTCGTCCATGAACGGGGTCACGGACCAGAACGAAATCGTCACCGTGGCGGACTTCGGCACCATCCTGGGTTACGCGAACCAGCACCACCTGGCGCGCCTGACCTTCTGGTCCGCCAACCGCGACCGGCCCTGCACCGGCGGCCCGGCGGACAGCTGTTCCGGGGTGTCCCAGCAGGCTTGGGACTACACCAGGGCTTTCGCCTCGTACACCGGCTGAATCCCGAAGATCTGACTGTCCTGATCGGACGGTCGTAACGCAGACGGCGGACCGTGTGCTCCCCCCTGGCTCACGGTCCGCCGCTGCCCTCCACCATCTCCCTGGCCGCGAGGCGCCGGACCGCCCTGGGGCGACCAGGTGCGATCCGGCGCTTCGAGGTCCCGCGCCCCGGCTGGGGGCCCAGGGCCCGGGACGGCTTCGAATCACGCGACCTGCCGCCGACGGTAGCCAGCCCCGCCCCCCGCGGCAGGCACCCGGGCGCCGGACGACCCGATCGGACACCGGCGAATGCCCCTCCGTGCGGAGTTTCGCCAGGTGAAGCAACTTCACGCGGGGCCTCAGCGTTCCGCGTACGCCTCCACCAGCTGGGCCTCCGCGTCGGTGAGGTACTTCTCCAGCAGCTCCGCCGTGCGGGCCCCGTCCCCGGCCTCGAGCGGCACCAGGATCTCGTGGTTGCGCGGCAGGTAGCGCTCGTGGAACCGGCGCGGGTCGGCCATCACGTGGAAGACCAGCCGCAGCTCGGCGGCCAGGCCCTGCATCAGCTCGGCCACGCGCTCGCTGCCGGTGAGCGCCACCAGCTCGCGGTGGAACCGGATGTTGGCCGTGCCGAGGTCCTGCCAGCGCCCGTGCCGCGCGGCGAGGTCGCCGTCCGCCACGGTGCCCGCGATCTTGGCGTACGAGGCGGGCTTGGCCGTGATCCCGCGGACGGCGGCGCATTCGACGATCTTGCGCACCCGGTAGATGTCGCGCACGTCCTCGACCGTCGGCACACGGACGAACACCCCGCGGTTGAGCTCGTGGGTGAGCAGCCGCTCGTGGGTCAGCAGGCGGAACGCCTCGCGCAGCGTGTTGCGGGAGACGCCGAGCGCGTTGCCGATGTCCTGCTCGGAAAGCCGGCCGCCGGGCAGGAAGAAGCCCTCGGCGATGCGGGTGCGCAGCACTCCCGCGACCCGCTCCGCCGTGCTCGTGCGGCTGAGCAGTCCGCGGTCGGCTTCCAGGCCCAAGGGGGCGTCCTCGTTGACCACGGCACCAGCCTAGCCAGCTGGATGAGAACAATGCAATCAGAGTCTTGTGGGATTGTTGAACGATCCGTACGGTGGTGGCCATGTGACCCGTGCCACGATGAGTGCTCCCCTGCGAGGTTCCCCATGAACGTGACAGCCAGCTCCGCCACCACCCCGGCCCGGCCGTTCGACTGGTTCCATTCCCTTGGCCACAAGGGAAAACGCGCGTTCTTCGGCGCGTTCGGCGGCTACGGCCTCGACTCCTTCGACTACCAGACCCTGCCGTTCGGCCTGGCCGCGATCACCGCGTACTTCGGCATCTCCTCGGGCGAGGCCGGCCTGCTGGGCACGACCACACTGGTGGTGTCCGCGATCGGCGGCATCGGCGCCGGCGTGCTGGCCGACCGGATCGGCCGCGTCCGCACCCTTCAGCTGACGATCGCGATGTACACGATCTTCACCGTGCTCTGCGGCTTCGCGCCGAACTTCGAGACGCTGCTGGTCCTGCGCGGCCTGCAGGGCCTCGGCTTCGGCGGCGAGTGGGCGGTGGGCGCCGCGCTGGTCGCGGAGTACTGCCAGTCCCGTTACCGCGGCCGCACCGTCGCGTTCGTGCAGAGCGCTTGGGCCGTCGGCTGGGGCCTGCTGGTGATCGTCTACACGGTGCTGTTCAGCGTGCTCGACGAAGCCATCGCGTGGCGCGTGCTGTTCTGGGTCGGCGTGATCCCGGCACTGCTCGTGCTGTGGCTGAGGCGCAGCGTGGAGGACGCGCCGGCGGTCACGGAACGGCGGAAGAAGGCCCGGGTCCGCGGCTCGCTCGCCGGGATCTTCCGGCCGGGCCTGCTGCGCACGACGCTGTTCGCCGCGCTGCTCGCGACCGGCGTCCAGGGCGGCTACTACACGCTGTTCACCTGGATGCCGAACTACCTGAAGGTCAGCCGCGGCCTGTCCGTGGTCGGCACCGGCGGGTACTTCGCGCTGCTGATCCCGGGCGCGTTCGTCGGCTACGTCTGCGGTGGTTACCTCGCGGACCTGTTGGGGCGCAAGAAGACCTTCCTGCTCTTCTCGGTGCTCTCGGCGGTGCTGATCCTGCTGTTCGTGCAGCTGCCGTACGGCGCGAACGGGCTGATGCTGCTGATCAGCTTCCCGCTCGGCTTCTCGACGTCGGCGATCTTCAGTGGCTTCGGCGCCTACCTCGCGGAGCTGTACCCGAGCGAGCTGCGCGCCACCGGGCAGGGCTTCACGTACAACTTCGGCCGCGCGGTGGGCGCGGCGTTCCCGGCCGTGGTCGGGTTCATGGGGGCGGGCGGCGCGATCGCGCTCGGCGCCGTCGGCTACGTCATCGCGGCGCTCGCGCTGCTCGGGCTGCCCGAGACCCGCGGCACCGAACTGCCGGAAAGCGTTGTCGCACAGGAGGGATCATGACCACGTTCGAGAACCCGGCGACGCTCGCGCCGTCCGCCGCCCGCGCGCTGTTCCGCGCCGGCACCGAACAGCCGACCACCGGCTGGGCGTCCGGGTACACGCAGGCGAACCTGATCGCCGTCCCGCAGGACTGGGCCGAGGACGTGCAGCTGTTCTGCCACCGCAACCCGCAGGCCTGCCCGGTGCTCGACGTCAGCGCGCCCGGCGACCCGGCCACCCGGCTCGCGCCCGGCGCGGACCTGCGCACCGACCTGCCGCGTTACCGGATCTGGCACAACGGCGTGCTCACCGGCGAGGTGACGGACGCGACCGGCTTGTGGCGAAGCGACATGGTGGCGTTCTCGATCGGCTGCAGCTTCACGTTCGAGACGGCGCTGCGGGCCGGGGGTGTGCCGCTGCGGCACGTGGACCAGGGCCGCAACGTCGCGAT includes the following:
- a CDS encoding GntR family transcriptional regulator encodes the protein MVNEDAPLGLEADRGLLSRTSTAERVAGVLRTRIAEGFFLPGGRLSEQDIGNALGVSRNTLREAFRLLTHERLLTHELNRGVFVRVPTVEDVRDIYRVRKIVECAAVRGITAKPASYAKIAGTVADGDLAARHGRWQDLGTANIRFHRELVALTGSERVAELMQGLAAELRLVFHVMADPRRFHERYLPRNHEILVPLEAGDGARTAELLEKYLTDAEAQLVEAYAER
- a CDS encoding putative hydro-lyase — protein: MTTFENPATLAPSAARALFRAGTEQPTTGWASGYTQANLIAVPQDWAEDVQLFCHRNPQACPVLDVSAPGDPATRLAPGADLRTDLPRYRIWHNGVLTGEVTDATGLWRSDMVAFSIGCSFTFETALRAGGVPLRHVDQGRNVAMYVTNRQCEPAGRLHGPMVVSMRQIPAERVADAVRLTAVMPAVHGAPVHVGDPAELGIADLQRPDFGESVTAAPGDVPVFWACGVTPQAALMASRPPFAITHAPGYMLVTDKLDSDYRVD
- a CDS encoding ROK family transcriptional regulator, whose translation is MVSKRTTVRDLRRHNRSLLLSKLYFDGPLSRHELSRLTGLSAATVSNVTAELGEERLITEAGLVESDGGRPRVLLRVDPAYGHVAGVDIGETGVRVELFDLAMQRLALVEHELSPARTEPGAVVAAVVSGLREVIATAEVEESAVLGVGVGVPGTVEQGERVLVHAPTIGWDAVALGEELRAAGIDLPLFIDNGAKTQGQAEMWFGAGRGARHAVIVLIGSGVGAAVIADGVTYRGSTSSAGEWGHTTIVYGGQACRCGSHGCLEAYIGAEAILERYRRARGKPAGGDNEQDQLAALLGAVPKSKTAQKVIEETAGYLGAGIANLINLFNPERIVVGGWVGLALGEDLLPLVRSTAAAHALRHPFGQTTIRLAQLGLDAVATGAATLPVADLLEQGADPRLRAKSADRTGVA
- a CDS encoding family 16 glycosylhydrolase is translated as MSFTRSLRRTRWAGLFAAAALLTLAVQVAPAAIAPPEASAAASFTDDFNGPAGSPADPSKWNYETGDNVNNHEREYYTSGTNNAALDGQGHLVITAKKENPGNYNCWYGRCEYTSARLNTSGKFSQAYGHFETRMKLPRGQGMWPAFWMLGGGNWPTDGEIDVMENVGFEPNTVHGTIHGPGYSGANGIGAAYNGPNFSDDFHTYAVDWSPNKIVWSVDGNAYQTRTPADLNGNRWVYDHNFFVIMNLAVGGYWPGDPNSSTQFPQQLVVDYVHVTTDSGGGTPPSGRTGTITGIGGKCVDVAGASSANNTPIQITDCNGNAAQSWTVSTDGTLRALGKCMDVTGASTADGAQVQLYDCNNTSAQQWVVTAAHDIVNPAANKCLDATGNSSANGTRLQIWTCGGGANQKWTAP
- a CDS encoding MFS transporter codes for the protein MNVTASSATTPARPFDWFHSLGHKGKRAFFGAFGGYGLDSFDYQTLPFGLAAITAYFGISSGEAGLLGTTTLVVSAIGGIGAGVLADRIGRVRTLQLTIAMYTIFTVLCGFAPNFETLLVLRGLQGLGFGGEWAVGAALVAEYCQSRYRGRTVAFVQSAWAVGWGLLVIVYTVLFSVLDEAIAWRVLFWVGVIPALLVLWLRRSVEDAPAVTERRKKARVRGSLAGIFRPGLLRTTLFAALLATGVQGGYYTLFTWMPNYLKVSRGLSVVGTGGYFALLIPGAFVGYVCGGYLADLLGRKKTFLLFSVLSAVLILLFVQLPYGANGLMLLISFPLGFSTSAIFSGFGAYLAELYPSELRATGQGFTYNFGRAVGAAFPAVVGFMGAGGAIALGAVGYVIAALALLGLPETRGTELPESVVAQEGS
- a CDS encoding ricin-type beta-trefoil lectin domain protein → MRRRALLAIGGLLAATVVTLIPASAQAATGTITGIGGKCVDVAGASSANGTPIQITDCNGNAAQQWNVGSDGTIRALGKCMDVTGASTADGAQVQLYDCNNTSAQQWVVTAAHDIVNPAANKCLDATGNSSANGTRLQIWTCGGGANQKWTAPGGGTTPPPSSGAMAVAPYLYNGWGSPPNPSTITNATGVKWFTLAFVLSNGYCNPQWDGARALTGGVDQGTVNTVRAGGGDIIPSFGGYSGNKLESSCGSAGELAGAYQKVISAYGLKAIDIDIEADAYSNPTVQQRTVDALKTIRASNSGIKIYVTFGTGTNGPDSSLVNRAASSGLTVDGWVIMPFDFGGAGQNMGTLTTRAAEGLKTVVKNAYGYTDDNAYRHMGISSMNGVTDQNEIVTVADFGTILGYANQHHLARLTFWSANRDRPCTGGPADSCSGVSQQAWDYTRAFASYTG